A genomic window from Salvia splendens isolate huo1 chromosome 11, SspV2, whole genome shotgun sequence includes:
- the LOC121754577 gene encoding uncharacterized protein LOC121754577: MATHLKNVDIQISQISRTVSANTQPGKFPSNTIINPNDCKAIHLRSGTSYEGPPMPSENEDRVAEKRAEEKELVEENETVQISTPRTRLHIHLHHLQLILQLKKVNLNIPLVEALQEMPTYAKFLKDVLSKKKRWTDYETVNIYENCSAIIQKKLPTKLKDPDSFNISCVIGNDKQTKALCDLGASINLMPLSFFRKMKIGTL, encoded by the exons ATGGCCACTCATCTGAAGAATGTTGACATACAGATCAGCCAGATTTCCCGAACTGTGAGTGCTAATACTCAACCGGGAAAGTTTCCATCAAATACTATCATCAATCCCAATGACTGCAAAGCTATACATCTGAGGAGTGGAACAAGCTATGAGGGACCTCCAATGCCATCCGAAAATGAGGATAGAGTAGCAGAAAAGAGAGCTGAAGAGAAGGAATTGGTCGAAGAAAATGAGACTGTGCAGATTTCTACTCCACGTACACGGCTACACATTCACCTACACCACCTACAGCTCATACTCCAGCTGAA GAAGGTTAACTTGAATATCCCATTGGTGGAGGCACTTCAAGAAATGCCTACATATGCAAAGTTCCTAAAAGATGTGCTCTCCAAGAAGAAGAGGTGGACTGACTATGAGACGGTGAACATATATGAAAACTGTAGTGCCATAATTCAGAAAAAGCTACCGACCAAGCTTAAAGATCCTGACAGTTTCAACATCTCATGCGTCATTGGAAATGACAAACAGACAAAGGCACTTTGTGATCTGGGGGCGAGCATAAATTTGATGCCATTATCGTTTTTCCGAAAGATGAAGATCGGCACTCTCTAG